In the Vitis vinifera cultivar Pinot Noir 40024 chromosome 2, ASM3070453v1 genome, one interval contains:
- the LOC100260800 gene encoding calcium-binding protein PBP1 produces the protein MEVEGEVLQFEDYFPSMMEGLGAEGFMEELCQGFHLLMDVEKGLITFESLRRSTWQLGLQEMGDDELVWMLSEGDLDGDGALNQTEFCILMLRLSPGLMEGPKQYWMEDMYT, from the coding sequence ATGGAAGTTGAAGGTGAAGTACTGCAATTTGAGGACTACTTCCCTTCCATGATGGAGGGTTTGGGGGCTGAGGGCTTCATGGAAGAGCTCTGCCAAGGGTTTCACTTGCTGATGGATGTGGAAAAAGGGCTCATCACTTTCGAGAGCTTGAGGAGGAGCACCTGGCAGTTAGGGTTGCAGGAGATGGGAGATGATGAGCTTGTGTGGATGCTGAGTGAGGGAGACTTGGATGGAGATGGGGCTCTCAATCAGACTGAGTTTTGCATTCTCATGTTGAGATTGAGTCCGGGTTTGATGGAGGGACCCAAGCAGTACTGGATGGAGGATATGTATACATGA
- the LOC100255727 gene encoding transcription factor MAMYB, which produces MEFLDEESRPRFVFQSGSNHSPASTHLHPQPLNKPLIFISLSLSSILISLSVFFLQSEPLKSLLLWFALSLLVGPFAPSHLTAGDIRVGRGPILEFPSQEKDSDELNKRPPSNRRPRLRKVETATFTSPVATSVEGDNGLARVEKRSEATAEESEWVDGDVEILKKQLLKHPVGMPGRWEAVAEAFRGRHGVESVIRKAKSLGERKSSDSDSFNRFLKDRKPVDKRVEDGMAMENDEKEGWSSGEDIALLNALKAFPKDVPMRWEKIAAAVPGRSKAACMKRFSELKKGFRNSKAAAEE; this is translated from the coding sequence ATGGAGTTCTTAGATGAAGAAAGCAGACCAAGATTTGTGTTCCAATCAGGCTCGAACCATTCTCCAGCATCCACGCATCTTCATCCCCAACCCCTTAACAAACCACTCATCTTcatctccctctccctctcctccATCCTCATCTCCCTCTCCGTCTTCTTCCTCCAATCTGAACCCCTCAAATCTCTCCTCCTCTGGTTCGCCCTCTCTCTCCTCGTCGGCCCCTTCGCCCCCTCCCATCTCACCGCCGGCGATATCCGGGTCGGCCGTGGCCCAATCCTCGAATTCCCCTCTCAAGAGAAGGATTCGGATGAGCTCAACAAGAGACCTCCCTCCAATCGGAGACCCAGATTGCGGAAGGTCGAAACGGCGACGTTTACCTCACCGGTGGCAACATCGGTTGAGGGGGATAATGGGCTGGCGAGAGTGGAGAAGAGATCGGAAGCTACGGCGGAGGAGAGCGAGTGGGTTGATGGGGATGTGGAGATTTTGAAGAAGCAGCTGCTGAAGCACCCTGTGGGGATGCCGGGGCGGTGGGAGGCGGTGGCAGAAGCGTTCCGTGGCCGGCACGGGGTGGAGAGCGTGATCCGGAAGGCGAAATCGTTGGGGGAGAGGAAATCAAGCGATTCGGATTCGTTTAATCGGTTCTTGAAGGATCGAAAGCCCGTGGATAAGCGGGTTGAAGATGGAATGGCAATGGAAAACGATGAAAAGGAGGGATGGAGTAGCGGAGAAGACATTGCTTTGCTCAATGCTTTGAAAGCGTTTCCCAAGGATGTGCCGATGAGGTGGGAGAAGATTGCAGCTGCAGTTCCGGGAAGGTCAAAAGCGGCTTGTATGAAGAGATTTTCTGAATTGAAAAAGGGTTTTCGGAACTCCAAGGCTGCTGCTGAGGAGTAA